CGCGACCGACGTCGGCCTAATGGTACCGGTCGTCGAGAACGCCGACGAGAAGGGGCTCCTGCAGCTCTCCTCGGAGATGAACGAACTCGTCCAGAAGGCCCGCGAGCGGTCGATCAGCCCCGGCGAACTGCGGGGTTCGACGTTCACGATCACCAACGTCGGCGCCATTGGCGGCGAGTACGCCACGCCGATCATCAACTACCCCGAGGCGGGCATCCTCGCGATCGGCGCGATCAAGCGCAAACCGCGCGTGATGACCGACGAGAACGGGAACGAATCGATCGAACCGCGATCTATGCTGACCCTCTCGCTGTCGTTCGATCATCGCCTGATCGACGGCGCGATCGCCGCGCAGTTCACCAACGCCGTCATGGAGTACCTCGAGAACCCCAGCCTACTATTGCTCGAGTGAGCGTAGACGGACCCACGACTCGTCGTCACCACCGATTTACGATTCACCAATCATGTACGCCGAACCACCGCACACACGAGACGCGCCGAACGCCCACACCGAGGAGGGAGCGAACTGATGGTCGTCGGAGACGTCACCACCGGAACGGACGTCCTGATCGTCGGCGCCGGGCCCGCGGGTTACGTGGCCGCGATCCGGGCCGGACAGCTCGATCTGGACGTCACGCTCGTCGAGAAGGAGGCCTACGGCGGGACCTGTCTGAACCACGGCTGCATCCCGTCGAAGGCGCTGATCACGGCGACCGACGTCGCCCACGACGCCCGCAACGCCGAGGAAATGGGGATCCACGCCGACCCCGCGATCGACCTCGCGGGGATGGTCGACTGGAAAGACGGCGTCGTCGACCAGCTCACCAGCGGCGTCGAGAAGCTCTGTAAGGCCAACCAAGTAAACCTGCTCGAGGGAACCGCCACCTTCACCGACGAGCACACCGCCCGTGTCTCCCACAGCGGCGAGGGGCAGGGCTCGGAGACCCTCGAGTTCGAACACGCCGTCGTTGCGACCGGCTCGCGACCGATCGAGATCCCTAACTTCGAGTTCGGAGACGAACCCGTCTTGAACTCCCGACAGGCGCTTGCGCTCGACTCCGTTCCCGACTCGCTGGTCGTGGTTGGCGCCGGCTACATTGGGATGGAACTGGCCAGCGTCTTCGCCAAACTGGGCACCGACGTGACGGTTATCGAGATGCTCGACTCGATCCTTCCGGGCTACGACGACGACCTGAAACGGCCCGTCAAGAAGCGGGCGAACGACCTCGGCATCGAGTTCGAGTTCGGCTACACGGCCTCGGAGTGGCACGACCGCGACGACGGCGAGGGGATTCGAGTCGTCGCCGAACCGGCCGCCGACGCAGCGGCGGACGGGGGCAGCGCGGAGGCCGTCGAAGACGAGGCCGAAGCCGAGGAGACGCTCGAGCTCGACGCCGAAAAAGTGCTGGTCGCTGTCGGTCGCGAACCCGTCTCCGATACGCTCGACCTCGAGGCCGCGGGCGTCGAGACGAACGACCGCGGCTTCATCGAAACCGATTCGCGCGCACGCACGAACGTCGACCACGTCTTCGCCGTCGGCGACGTCGCCGGTGAGCCGATGCTCGCCCACAAGGGCAGCGCGGAAGGGCAGGTCGCCGCCGAGGTTATCGCCGGCGAGCCCGCGGCGATCGACTACCAGGCTATGCCTGCGGTCGTCTTCACCGACCCGGAGATCGCAACTGTCGGGATGACCGAATCCGAGGCTGAGGAGAACGGGTTCGATACCGTCGT
This genomic window from Haloterrigena salifodinae contains:
- the lpdA gene encoding dihydrolipoyl dehydrogenase, yielding MVVGDVTTGTDVLIVGAGPAGYVAAIRAGQLDLDVTLVEKEAYGGTCLNHGCIPSKALITATDVAHDARNAEEMGIHADPAIDLAGMVDWKDGVVDQLTSGVEKLCKANQVNLLEGTATFTDEHTARVSHSGEGQGSETLEFEHAVVATGSRPIEIPNFEFGDEPVLNSRQALALDSVPDSLVVVGAGYIGMELASVFAKLGTDVTVIEMLDSILPGYDDDLKRPVKKRANDLGIEFEFGYTASEWHDRDDGEGIRVVAEPAADAAADGGSAEAVEDEAEAEETLELDAEKVLVAVGREPVSDTLDLEAAGVETNDRGFIETDSRARTNVDHVFAVGDVAGEPMLAHKGSAEGQVAAEVIAGEPAAIDYQAMPAVVFTDPEIATVGMTESEAEENGFDTVVGQFPFRASGRALTTGESDGFVKVVAEESDGYVLGASIVGPEASELIAELGLAIELGATLEDVASTVHAHPTLSESVMEAAENALGHAIHTLNR